A part of Syntrophorhabdaceae bacterium genomic DNA contains:
- a CDS encoding TetR family transcriptional regulator has translation MSNNLDTREKLISIAIELFSASGYKGTSIRDIACVMGMSISSIYHYFGSKEALFTTILSEAGARLINSLQEVAVLDMDPLERLELLIRTHLRQCTGTVKEARIFFTDEEHIPSEATKINNQIQRQILDLYRTELQRIQATGRVRYSSMTVLALNILGVINWYLLWFRPGGPLSVDQITEEIVTFIMHGVLAPFCREKT, from the coding sequence ATGAGTAACAATCTCGACACCCGCGAAAAGCTTATTTCCATTGCCATTGAGCTCTTTTCCGCCAGCGGCTACAAAGGGACGTCCATCCGTGACATCGCATGCGTCATGGGCATGAGCATCTCTAGCATTTACCACTATTTTGGGAGCAAAGAGGCGCTCTTCACTACTATCCTCAGTGAGGCCGGGGCGCGGCTCATCAATAGCCTCCAGGAGGTTGCGGTGCTCGACATGGATCCGCTGGAACGTCTTGAGCTTCTGATAAGAACCCATCTTCGTCAATGTACCGGAACTGTAAAAGAGGCACGGATATTCTTCACCGATGAAGAGCATATACCATCTGAAGCAACTAAGATAAATAATCAGATTCAGCGTCAGATCCTGGACCTGTACCGTACGGAACTCCAACGGATCCAGGCAACAGGACGCGTCCGGTACAGCAGCATGACGGTGCTTGCCCTCAACATCCTGGGCGTCATCAACTGGTACCTCCTGTGGTTTCGACCGGGAGGGCCTCTGAGTGTAGATCAAATCACAGAGGAAATAGTTACTTTTATAATGCATGGGGTTCTCGCTCCATTCTGCCGGGAAAAAACATAA
- a CDS encoding MBL fold metallo-hydrolase, which yields MKTNYGVHQLKIPLPFPVASVNSYFFPEPVPTLLDVPPMGDYFMEKLEKGLNAVGSSLAEIRRIIITHPHIDHFGSARDIAEKGGVEIWIHEAAAQALEEYEEDFLDTNRFFESLLRKSGIPEELLGQTTRFFNWLKGFACRVVPTRLLKNGDEFRLSSMNLRAVHVPGHTPYCMLFWEPDRKIAFTGDFLLKDISSNPLLQRPWVVPRGYRSVTSYARSLENVRGMKLKAAFPGHGEPIYRPSERITELLRFMTRRKKQIRHILSTGATTPFQIILRLFPGLPPDQLLLALSEVIGYLETFEDEGLVERHETGHELSFRLMDRQ from the coding sequence ATGAAGACAAATTATGGAGTACATCAGCTGAAGATACCCTTGCCGTTTCCGGTGGCAAGCGTCAATAGCTACTTCTTCCCTGAACCGGTTCCCACCCTGCTCGACGTACCACCCATGGGTGACTACTTCATGGAAAAGTTAGAAAAAGGACTGAATGCAGTCGGCTCCTCTCTTGCAGAGATCAGGCGGATCATTATCACTCACCCGCACATCGATCATTTTGGTTCAGCACGGGACATTGCCGAGAAGGGAGGGGTTGAAATATGGATACACGAGGCCGCGGCACAAGCCCTGGAAGAATACGAAGAGGACTTTCTTGATACAAATCGCTTCTTCGAATCACTGCTCAGAAAATCAGGGATCCCGGAGGAACTCCTGGGACAAACCACCCGATTTTTCAATTGGCTCAAAGGGTTCGCATGCAGGGTAGTACCTACCAGACTTCTGAAAAACGGGGACGAATTCCGGCTGTCGTCAATGAACCTGAGGGCAGTTCACGTTCCCGGGCATACTCCTTACTGTATGCTTTTCTGGGAACCGGACAGAAAAATAGCATTCACCGGGGACTTTCTCCTAAAGGACATATCTTCAAACCCCCTCTTGCAGCGCCCCTGGGTCGTCCCCCGTGGCTACCGCAGCGTGACCAGCTATGCCCGCTCCCTGGAAAATGTGAGGGGCATGAAGCTTAAAGCCGCCTTCCCGGGCCATGGGGAACCCATATACAGGCCTTCTGAACGAATTACAGAGCTTCTTCGTTTCATGACCCGCAGGAAAAAACAGATCCGGCATATCCTTTCGACCGGCGCCACCACGCCTTTTCAGATAATCCTGCGCCTTTTTCCAGGATTACCTCCTGACCAGCTTTTGCTGGCCCTTTCTGAAGTAATCGGATACCTGGAGACCTTTGAAGACGAAGGACTTGTGGAGCGTCACGAAACCGGGCACGAGCTTTCATTCCGCCTCATGGACCGGCAGTGA
- a CDS encoding hydantoinase/oxoprolinase family protein produces the protein MSYTIDIDTGGTFTDGFFVNGTRVETVKVPTTHHDLTVCFLECIKAGAGQFGVSLEDMLTDTEVIRFSSTIGTNTLIERNGTKIGLMVSRGEEKELQVVNEEEESPLVYSEMVRTLGGQIGKNGEEVEALKREEVLRAGQELLDLGARCLVVSLKNSVFNPVHERQVRTWLKGEYPRDYLGSVPVFLSSDTTNLPGDQERINTAVVNAYIHARLVKFLYKAGEDLRKRFFTRPLLIVHATGGVARVANTKAINTYNSGPAAGLMGVMSLGKLYETKHLVSGDMGGTSFDIGVVRNGQPNFTLRPNVEGLDLSVPMVAIRPIGAGGGSIATVRKGELQVGPQSAGALPGPACFNLGGTQATVTDADVALGYIDPGYYLGGKMQLDGSKATEVIEAKVASQLRCETLEAALVIRDKVDFNMGIALKEVIEATGSSFKPALIIYGGAGSAHCCGLAKYAGIKKIIAPLYASVFSACSLSSMDIWHIYSRRLGMWLKKDGRMVIDQDRAESLVRSMYDEASRDMRGEGFREDQVLNHVEFFLSRGGDVPEGRVIVNGKDWSGVLDNALKKQTPKLYEGPDIYGPLVFMHATAQIPHYETSRFDMAGTESSKALIGARPVCWEKGAGMVETSIYNRSKLLPGNLVEGPAIVEALDTTYVVRKGWTYRVDEYLNGIFEEV, from the coding sequence ATGAGTTACACAATTGACATTGACACCGGCGGAACCTTCACAGATGGTTTTTTCGTTAATGGCACTCGCGTTGAAACGGTGAAGGTACCAACAACACACCATGACCTCACGGTCTGTTTTCTCGAATGCATCAAAGCAGGGGCCGGTCAGTTTGGGGTCTCCCTGGAGGATATGTTGACGGACACGGAAGTAATACGTTTTTCCTCCACAATCGGGACAAACACGCTGATTGAGAGAAATGGAACAAAAATCGGACTTATGGTGAGCAGGGGAGAAGAAAAGGAACTCCAGGTTGTAAACGAAGAAGAGGAGTCTCCCCTCGTATATTCGGAGATGGTCAGGACCCTGGGGGGTCAGATAGGAAAAAACGGAGAAGAGGTTGAAGCATTGAAAAGAGAAGAGGTGCTGAGAGCGGGTCAGGAACTGCTCGACCTCGGTGCGCGTTGTCTCGTTGTCTCCCTCAAGAACTCCGTCTTTAACCCTGTGCATGAACGACAGGTCCGTACCTGGCTCAAAGGGGAGTATCCAAGGGACTATCTTGGATCGGTACCTGTTTTTCTATCCTCTGATACCACGAATCTGCCGGGTGATCAGGAAAGGATAAATACTGCGGTTGTCAACGCCTACATACACGCAAGACTCGTAAAGTTCCTTTACAAGGCCGGTGAGGACCTGAGAAAGAGGTTTTTTACCAGGCCCCTGCTTATCGTTCATGCAACAGGCGGGGTTGCAAGGGTGGCAAACACAAAAGCGATCAACACCTATAATTCCGGACCTGCTGCCGGCTTAATGGGTGTGATGTCGCTCGGAAAACTTTACGAAACAAAGCATTTAGTCTCAGGGGACATGGGCGGGACTTCCTTTGATATCGGCGTAGTGAGAAACGGTCAGCCAAACTTCACGCTGCGGCCAAACGTCGAAGGTCTGGATCTCAGTGTCCCGATGGTTGCTATACGACCCATTGGGGCAGGCGGCGGCTCAATCGCCACCGTACGAAAGGGTGAACTCCAGGTGGGCCCGCAATCTGCCGGTGCCCTTCCCGGACCTGCTTGCTTCAATCTGGGCGGCACCCAGGCAACTGTCACAGATGCCGATGTAGCGCTTGGATACATTGATCCCGGCTATTACCTGGGGGGCAAGATGCAGCTGGATGGTTCTAAGGCTACTGAAGTAATAGAGGCGAAGGTGGCTTCCCAGTTGAGATGTGAGACCCTTGAGGCGGCCCTTGTTATAAGAGACAAGGTGGATTTCAATATGGGTATCGCGTTAAAAGAGGTCATCGAAGCAACGGGATCCAGTTTCAAGCCTGCCCTGATCATATACGGCGGCGCAGGTTCTGCTCACTGTTGCGGGCTCGCAAAATATGCTGGCATCAAGAAGATCATAGCCCCTTTGTACGCTTCGGTCTTCTCAGCATGTTCCCTGTCCAGTATGGATATCTGGCATATCTATTCCCGGCGCTTAGGTATGTGGCTCAAGAAAGATGGTCGCATGGTGATTGATCAGGACCGAGCAGAAAGCCTGGTTAGATCAATGTATGACGAGGCCTCGAGAGATATGCGGGGCGAGGGCTTCAGGGAAGATCAGGTACTGAACCACGTGGAGTTTTTCCTGAGCAGGGGCGGCGACGTGCCCGAGGGCCGCGTGATCGTTAACGGCAAAGACTGGTCAGGAGTACTCGATAACGCGCTCAAGAAGCAGACCCCGAAACTCTATGAGGGTCCTGACATCTATGGACCCCTGGTATTTATGCATGCTACTGCGCAGATCCCTCATTATGAGACCAGCCGGTTCGACATGGCCGGTACAGAATCCTCAAAGGCTCTCATTGGAGCACGACCGGTATGCTGGGAGAAGGGAGCAGGCATGGTTGAAACATCCATATACAATAGGTCAAAACTGTTGCCCGGCAACCTGGTCGAAGGTCCGGCTATCGTTGAAGCGCTCGATACAACCTATGTGGTCCGTAAGGGCTGGACATATAGAGTGGATGAGTATCTCAACGGGATATTTGAGGAGGTGTAA
- a CDS encoding acetone carboxylase subunit gamma — protein MKIRITEALDLDLEAEKWCCNRCGKELIFARENYKKGCLVRERMPVEVHNPLVENSPFSFAPDPEWCRIIEFYCPQCGLMIDNEYLPPGHPVTHDIELDIDGMKRRYGINTKTKTKTKTKTKTMGTM, from the coding sequence ATGAAGATACGGATCACTGAAGCGCTTGATCTGGATCTGGAAGCAGAAAAATGGTGTTGCAATCGCTGCGGCAAAGAGTTGATTTTCGCACGGGAGAATTACAAGAAAGGGTGTTTAGTGAGGGAGCGGATGCCTGTGGAGGTGCACAATCCTCTCGTTGAGAACTCACCTTTTTCCTTTGCACCGGACCCTGAATGGTGCCGAATAATCGAATTCTATTGCCCGCAATGCGGCCTTATGATTGATAATGAATACTTACCGCCAGGACATCCGGTTACCCATGACATAGAGCTTGACATCGATGGCATGAAACGGCGGTATGGAATTAACACTAAAACCAAAACAAAAACCAAAACCAAAACAAAAACAATGGGGACTATGTAG